One Ranitomeya variabilis isolate aRanVar5 chromosome 4, aRanVar5.hap1, whole genome shotgun sequence genomic window, gagctaagccttgctgttctcgtgccagcgggttgctcttgcccttgcctgtcccgaagagaccttggacacacatctctatggatttcatttctgatcttccggtgtctcagggcatgtctgtcatctgggtgatatgtgatcgtttctccaagatggtccatttggttcctttgcctaagctgccctcctcttctgatctggttcctgtgttcttccagaacgtggttcgtttgcacggcattcctgagaatattgtgtcggacagaggatcccagtttgtttccaggttctggcgatccttttgtggtaggatgggcattgatttgtcgttttcgtccgcttttcatccccagactaacggacaaacggagcgaactaatcagactctggaggcttatttgaggtgttttgtctcttctgatcaggatgattgggtgaccttcttgccgttggctgaatttgcccttaataatcgggctagttccgccaccttggtttcgtcatttttctgcaactctggtttccatcctcgtttttcctcgggacatgtggagccttctgactgtcctggggtggattctgtggtggataggttgcagcggatctggagtcatgtggtggacaacttgaagttgtcacaggagaaggctcagcgttttgccaaccgccgccgcggtgtgggtccccgacttcgcgttggggatttggtatggctgtcttctcgatttgttcctatgaaggtctcctctcccaaatttaagcctcgcttcattggtccttacaagatattggaaatccttaatcctgtatcctttcgcctggatcttccggtgtcgtttgccattcacaacgtatttcataggtccttgttgcggcggtacgttgtgcctgtggtcccttctgcggagcctcctgctccggtgttggttgagggcgagttggagtacgtggtggagaagatcttagattctcgtctctccaggcggaggcttcagtacctggtcaagtggaagggctatggtcaggaggataagtcctgggtggtcgcctctgatgttcatgcggccgatttggttcgtgcctttcacgccgctcatcctgatcgccctggtggtcttggtgagggttcggtgacccctcactaaggggggggtactgttgtgaatttgctttttggcaccctctagtggttactagtgatttgactctgggtatgtcagtcatcccttgtatgctcacctgggccgttagttcaggggtgttggtatataagctccctggaccttcagttcaatgcctggcaacgttgtaatcagagctaatctgttgtgctcttgtctactgatcctggttcctgctagattaagctaagtctgctttcttgctttttgctatttgtttttgtttgcatttttgtccagcttgtacataatctgtatcctaaccttgctggaagctctagggaggctggagttctccccccgggccgttagacggttcgggggttcttgaatttccagtgtggaattttgatagggtttttgttgaccatataagttatcttactacattctgctattagtaagtgggcctctctttgctaaacctagttcatctctgtgtttgtcatttcctcttacctcaccgttattatttgtggggggcttgtatccaacttttggggtctattatctggaggcaagagaggtctttgttttcctcttctaggggtagttagtcctccggctggcgcgagacatctagcgaccaacgtaggcatgttccccggctacttctagtgttggcgttaggagtagatatatggtcaacccagttaccactgccctatgagctggatttttgtacttcgcagacttacttgttcctctgagaccctcgccattggggtcataacacccgtcaaacgggtgccgtcccaaccagaacatcagggagggacggaggattagcagaacatcatctaatcgagttgtgagggaacttaagaaacagacacaacagttgtgggggactttccgtaagcacagcagggaaggaccacaacacatagcgctagaaggaaggcacagatttccacctgtgaagagaactctggaggtgccattggaccggccggacttgcgcagcctggtgaaccgtattccggactgaggacacagagatcttcagtaaagaggtaaagagactgcaacctggtgtcctcgttatttactgcactgcaccaccacagcctcactagtcctcatcaccatcatccatccacatctctacactgtgcgcccacggcagggtcacggaccggggcctagccaccgtgacaaccccagagcagagacttagaggcccggtaccgggtacccctcggccctgcggcagtgggggcgctacagacataggtgtctatttttgcttaattttgtttgggtctagtattgtttcttctattgtattctcttgcaatgtatggcgttgtggtgtcgctttttgagtttgcattgtcctatcagtcaacagtcaattgtggttgttttaatgttttgggcctattttattgtatgtgttaCTGGATGTGattctttgctcattttttctttGCAGAACAATTTTTCAAGAATGCCAAGTCCTTctgagcatagccaatcggcgcgggggagtgcggtgagtaattatgtccagttgcttactattcgctgccatttgtagcattgacaataatttttgtatacaatttttacaggcttcttcaagtgatggggaaggcagtcagcgggagcagagagctcggggccaagatgtggcgtcaggacggcgagtgagtatttttttttttttgagtagcatcctgatgtgaggaacattacatttgaggagcatcctgctttcactagggatgtttactaagcttaattacatatagcttttcagggcagcaagtattgggggaaggtaacataaagttgaactccctgcacaaaaaaattccaaaatacaggtgtagaaaacatcaatatacatacatcaaatggcaaaggatagggcaaaggtacatatcatgacaggtgctggtggttgttaatattttcatatttgtaaccttaatgttttctaatttttctaggtttcacaacgggaccaaggagatacTGAAAtcgatgtggacctcctgatcttcagcatccaggagcgtggcccgttgtgggacagccgtgacccccagcacatggaccaggtggtgttgaggcgtttgtgggtagaggtggcaaagtcgctgtgggatggctttgacaatgcctcagcgaaggacaaaggcaactttcgtgagtattgctgatacgctgctatgacccatcttgccaggataaacacaaccgtgtgtgatgcgatcaacgcctaaactttccatcgcacacggttgttttatccttttaaaatgctaaatatgtaaccttttttttctctttgcattcacagttaaaaagttgaggaccagatggcgatccatgaaggaccgtttcaataaggggctccgtgctgaggaggagcaatctcggagtggtgctgctgcggccaagtctgtgccctacaaatataacagggcactacagttcctaagaccaatccttggccgccgacagtaagtattttgtccacataccatattgcacagccacattgtacattgcccagacacatagcatattgcacagccacatagtacattgcccagacacatagcatattgcacagccacatagtacattgcccagccacgtacattgtgcatccacatagtatattgccaggccactatatcgcagccacatagtacacgttctagccacgtatccacatagtatataaattcccaggcacatagtgtattggccatccatgtagtcagcgtagcatattggccatccatgtaactttttccctagtggaatggtatagcccattagtaattttttgggttaagcatgagtccttgtagtccacgacaggttacgttctgagtcagggtagttctgatcgcaggaataatgatgacgtctcgatcacatgatcctaacgtcatggccgttcctgcgatcagatcagcaaagtcactgtgttttttattttttttatttttacatttttttcttgactttaagggtatgtgcacacgtcaggattttgtcaggattttgtcaggctttttcatcaagTTTtgtatccaaaaccaggagtgggtgataaatgcagaagtggtgcatatgtttctattatacttttcctctgaggctatgtctccacgttcaggatggccggcggtatcgccgcagcggcgaagccgctcgccgctaagccccgccccctttctgggacgcgatcatgccggatgtgttaactcttcacatccgggatgatcgctcgctcccatagggccctgtgatatgccttgcggggacgctgcgtccccgcaaggtgtacggacatgctgcgatctgaaaagacgcgcagcatgtccggagtcgcagggccgccgcgtgcgggtttccacgcatagtggagacgggatttcataaaatcccctccactatgctggaacatctggacgctgcttttttgacgctgcagctctgcgcagcgtcaaaaaagcagcgtttcctgaccgtggaaacataccctaattgttccactcctggttttggctccaaatcctgatgaaaaatcctgacaaaatactgacaaaatcctgacgtgtgcacatagcctcaatgttaTACTATTTTTGCAGCATAGACAGCGTTAAGAAAGATTGTTTGACAAAAAAATTTTTgtaacgatgacagaggtatgcggTAAAAATGttttggcagcgggaatgaacagtcattttctgccgtaggtatgtccatgattgttatcatcAGCCATAACGGTTAGCTggtgataacaatcagcaatttattataggccacacagactgagagacagaggattgtaatgtattgttgtgtcatgtaatgttaattttgttaCAGAAGTTGGCGtacgtgataggttattaattgaagactaatttttttcctaatcttttcacaggacacacagcagcaccctcgagcgagctcgccccgcaggagcggaccttcatgaatcgccatctgacccgtcacagccctcccacagcgacagcaggcttgcaccaccatctggagaaccggcagctggaccatcaggtgttcccctgcccgaggcctctggcgcaccttcgttcgggaattcccgacagcgccagcgggcctcggacaggccagccatgcccgaatttttgcatttgagcacggttttccagaactgtttcaaggcgttgagcgataaaatggacactcgtctgtccaatatcgaccgacgccttgaaactatggaatccgagctctcgagtccggccaaacatttttttagttccattgctaagggcatggtggaacaccttacgccggaactccagatttcggtgatgcaggcctgcaacactgcctacgtgagggctctgcagcaggctcgggtcatgcagtcagcgacaatgcccgtagtgccgtcgctggctagcatgactccgactcctgctgcagagacactccagccaccccaccgaggtccacgtgccGAGCAACGCCAACACAGGCACCATAGgattgtgccgccgactcctgctcctgccaggccctcatcctcccgtagccgtcattctgggggagctgccgcgggagagaggaaaagaaggaagaggacacacacggaggctctggctgctccaataccgacACCGAGGACGCGTCGGGGCTCTagtcacagcaggagcagccagggccaaccaagaagctggcaaaggcttgtgttgcctcctccctcccctacagatgtgccggtttccccagtataccctgcggagggtttggaccttcCTTCTAGTCTCCTGAACTCTGACTCcgcatcctcttcctctccccgttcccaaccaccagagacttaccgttcaccgctggtagcggatgttgataccccctaaggttctttcccctttttttttctgtttccccccaataaaaattgtttgttttaaaactttgttcttattttccagtatacttctcggcaagtcACGCCGTGCgctgtctacacatattttgtgcttcaaacacgtcatatatgcaatgtcagacactatttttacaatttttaatttgcctttttttgggtgtctctcattgctgtatgaggtgtttacaaacactaaagtgtatgaggtgttttcaaacactaagggtatgtgtccacgctcaggattgcatcaggatttggtcatgattttacatcagtatttgtaagccaaaaccaggagtgggtgataaatacagaagtggagcatatgtttctattctacttttcctctaattgttccactcctggttttgtcttacaaatactgatgaaaaatcctgacaaaatccggatgcaatcctgaacgtggacacataccgtaaaggtaccttcacacttaacaatgctgcagcgaaacagacaatgatgcagatcactgcagcattgctatacggtcgctggagagctgtctgtgtgacagctctccagcgaacaacgatgccgaggtccctgggtaaccaggttaaacatcgggttgctaagcgcagggctgcgcttccgttgtttaccctggttaccagtgttaaatgtaaaaaaaaaaacagtacatatactcacaatcgcatcccccggtgtcagtttccctgcactgactgagtgacggccctaacagcagagtggtcacatcaccgctgtgctgtgcattcactttacggccggcgctcagtcagtgcaggaagcggacgccgggggacgcgaagatgagtatatgtactgttttttttttttaactttcacactggtaaacagggtaaatatcaggttactaagcgccgccctacgcttagtaacccgatatttaccctgattaccattgtaaaacatcgctggtatcgttgtttttgctgtcaaacacaacgatacacggcgatctgacaaacaaataaatatgttatatggtatggtataaatttgttctttgaagcagggtagaaaactgaagaaaatttttttattaaacaacaacattttaaaaacaaagggttccaagttttttagataaggtaCATTACAATTGTGAAATctaggtagatgccaaatttcacataaccaaaccaacctatacggattacatttattgcacatttactggagaattagtttattattatattacatttttagcacagtcacagtagaggtatttattggtgtagttaaaaccagaatacagtccaacagtaacttactacaccatttgatcttgccatgactcacggccaacatctgacacaaaataggccgcaaaacgatccctcatctgcgcaatttccacacttgtcctcagaggatgatcatggtaatcgggcaatgggttggctatgggttcatcgagttccacattcagtctctctttggccataatgtaattgtggagaaccacacaagccttcaccacctcatccactgtttcaattttaagattaatggcggatcctaatatacgccatttggagacaaggatgccaaaggcgcactccacagtccttctggccctggacagtctgtaattgaaaaccctttttgtatggtccaagccccgactggagtagggtttcaataggttggcagacatttggaatgcctcatccccaaccacaacaaatggcatcgcagggccttcggtgtggggaagaggtcgtggctgggggaaattaaaattgttgccatataatttttggcccatatccgactctttaaatgtgcgtgagtcatttgcacggccaaacgcaccaatgtccactgcgagaaaacggcagtccgcacgggcaattgccatgagcacagttgaaaagtattttttgtaattgtagaaaagggatccacttttcgcaggcttggtaatccgaatgtgctttccgtccactgcgccaatacagtttggaaaagaacacacttgctcaaatttctgtgcgttggcctcccagatttcacttgtggggacgggtaaaaattcctcccggagattatcccacaaagcgcggcatgtctcagcaataattccggaaagagtggagactccaatccggaactgaaaatgaagggatctcaaggtctctccggtagccaggaaactgccaagaagataaataaagaaattacattaaagtacattgcaatttataaaagtacattcaccataccaaacccaaaataaattataaaaaaagataaacaaagggaagaacatatcacagtcattcaaacagctacgtaccgtagagtcaccagcagccgttcctctgcggaaatagctctccggagctgcgtgtcctgcctgctaatggatccttccacccgacgcagaagataacggaagctgtcctgagacatcctggtatattcgaaatatttctccaggttgtcattcagttcgccaaacaagcagtggtaggctccacggctctcccggacttccacgatagggtgtatccaaaagcggcgacgactccatctccatttttccctttccctttgatgaaaacaggcgacagcataggcattagccaaggcaaattccatctccatgtccatgtagatactgtccatgggacgctccatcatgaataccagcaaaatgggaggaattcatctctgccagggtatatatacacaattacataacaccaaccctcttctagccattggtggtccttatctagtgtgtaaacactttttttttttttgtgatgaagaatgactcactgtaggaaaacgcatgcgtcgaaaaacgcagcgttttttggtcaaaacgcaactgcgttaccaaaaaacgcagcgtttttcgacgcatgcgttgaacgcatgcatcGAAATACCATGCGTTGCTACTGCGTTTtagatgcgttgtgcgttgcggcgatgacgctgcggcgcacaccgcaaatgtgaacgtagactaagggaAGTGTGGAGGGACAATGACATCAGCTGGTTGTCATGGTGACTAAGGCCTAGGAGCTGCTCCAAGCCTGTCTCAAGTTTCACCAAACGTGAATTGCTGCATTTTCCTATAGACCAGAAATACGACTGTTCTAGGTGCACAAATTAATGGGAATTTAGGTAAATAATTCTCTGTTACTAAAAGTCCTTGCGTCGCCATCTTCTGTCACGTTCTGTCCGCCATGACAGCTGGTTGTTACCCAATGTTTCCAGTGTCCTAACAACAAACTGGTGTCCCTACATGTATAACTAAAGTGGGTGCAGGGCCCTGGAGCCAAGTGGCCCCAAAAGGCCCCTCAGGCCCATGTGAGAAGACCAGTGCTATTACCGTCC contains:
- the LOC143767772 gene encoding uncharacterized protein LOC143767772 produces the protein MSSCLLFAAICSIDNNFCIQFLQASSSDGEGSQREQRARGQDVASGRRVSQRDQGDTEIDVDLLIFSIQERGPLWDSRDPQHMDQVVLRRLWVEVAKSLWDGFDNASAKDKGNFLKKLRTRWRSMKDRFNKGLRAEEEQSRSGAAAAKSVPYKYNRALQFLRPILGRRQTHSSTLERARPAGADLHESPSDPSQPSHSDSRLAPPSGEPAAGPSGVPLPEASGAPSFGNSRQRQRASDRPAMPEFLHLSTVFQNCFKALSDKMDTRLSNIDRRLETMESELSSPAKHFFSSIAKGMVEHLTPELQISVMQACNTAYVRALQQARVMQSATMPVVPSLASMTPTPAAETLQPPHRGPRAEQRQHRHHRIVPPTPAPARPSSSRSRHSGGAAAGERKRRKRTHTEALAAPIPTPRTRRGSSHSRSSQGQPRSWQRLVLPPPSPTDVPVSPMPNFT